The genomic stretch AGTCGGAATTGCAGATCGTGAACTGTGAGGAATCTAATCGAGCCCGAAATCAGCCATCAAGTAGCACTCAAAACTACAAGCCTTTATATCGCGGTCACGGTATGATTAATTTACTACGTGTGCAGGCGAAAGTAGGAGCGTTTTATTGTTTTGCACATGTCCATTCAGGGGCTCCTTAGATATTCGATCGCTGAGAGAAatgacgattttttttttttatattgtttaCAAATCACCAAGATGATCAGTTGACCAGTTCATGTTCAATTTCAAGAAGCATATCAACAGAATATCTAATTATTCACGTGCAAATACTACCCACACGATAGGTAAGGCtagatcacaccaagcaggagtAGTGAATGATGGTTTGCAGTCTTCATCAAATCATTATCTACTAATTGTATTATCAGCTGATTggttaatttaaataattatggCTATATATATGCGGGGTAGCGTAGTACCGCTTATGTGTTGTCGAAATGGCggcgcttttcttttcgcagTTCCTCGCCATTTGCTTCCTCGTAGCACGCATCGGCTCCACCATGGCCGCGATGCCCACGGCGCCAGCGATGCTCACGGCGACCCCGATGCCCGGTTCGTCCACCCACGTGCCCTCGGACCGCTGTGATGTACGGCAAGCGGCCTGGTTTGCCGTAGCCGTGTACAATAAGCAGGCGTCCCAGGAGGATTATGCTTACAGGCTCACGTCTATAGTATCCGCGGAAACTCAGGTATCGCACTTTTCTCCCCAAAACGCAGCAGTGTGTGAAAATACGCCGGAAGTCGGTCAATCTACATAACCGCATGAGTAATTGCAGAAACGCCGCGCTCCATTGATTGTTTTGCACGACAGTGCGTTTGATTGTATTTGCCACCCTATGAGCGAAGTATCTGACACGAACCATCGTCCCCCATCTCTGGAGGTTGTGGCGGGTCTGAACTACATCTTGACCGCCGAGCTGGGCATGACTTGGTGCCAGAGAGCGCAGGCGACGGACGCGGAAACCTGCCCTTTGCAAGTCAACAGGAAGGTAAATGCAGTTCTAATCAAGATTAGATTAACTTTGAACGTGGGTCATGTGCTTTCATGCATTATATAATGTATACGGAAGATAAGCTGCCGTGCATGTAATACCGACAATGTAATTGTAAGCATGCAGATCTGGCCAATTCCGAGGAAGCTTTAAACGGTACCGTCCTTGACCAGGACGTCTCTATCCGCCTTGTCAGTGCACCCTGCGCAGGAGTCGCTGTTAAACGCCGCCTCTTTCCCTTGCAGAGGCTGCTGTGTCGCTTTACCGTGTACACGATTCCCTGGGAACGCAAAGCTGTGCTGACGAAGAACAGATGCATCGAAAAACCCTTTCCAATACGCTGCTATCGCCGATCCCTCGCACAAGGGACCCGCTGAGTTTTGCGCCCATTTTGTTTCTGCTCCCGTGTCTTTCGTATGAACCCGGACAACTTTCCTGTGAATGTTGTACTTGCTGAAATAAAGTGTCTGGCGTAATGCAAGATTCTGGCTTTTTCTTCTGGGGGGGAAACTAACGGCACAGTTAAGCACCACTTCTGATGTGAGGTTGGGTTTCTCCTCCTAGCTCGGTGCTGTCTGTGCAGGATGCCTAAGGTCAGTGACCTCTTTGGCTGACATGATTCTGTCAGTAGATGGCAGCATAAGCTACTTTGTCAGGTTAGTGCGCCGATATTTAACGATTTTTATGGTTGATACTTGCCTTGGCTGCACTGGATTTGAGGTGAATCCCAAACTTGGCACAACTGCCTTCCCGGTTATATTGAAGGGCTGAGCTCGCTTCTTCCCTGTGTAGAAGCATTTTATTCATAAGCACTAGAAGGTTCTTGTAGTGGTTCAGTTTGTCTGCTATGTCCAGTAAAAGCAGCTTCCTTGCTGGGTGTGTGTGCTTTGAAGGATGGTTTTCCCTTAAGTACTGTGCATGTTTTAGAAAGTGAAGAGAAtggggtgtggtgggggggtttatGGGGGGAAAGTTGTAGGTGTGTCAATGTTGGCTAAAGCCCTCTGACCCATGGAATTAACATACTAGGTTGGTCAGGCTGTACTGTTGGCTGCTTGGTAAATGGGCTACATGAgagcaacaccttttctggtctGATGCCAGTATTGAAATTGAGTATCTGCTGATTACGATCCATCTTTTTCTCAATTTCTAAGCAGTTAATGACTAACAATTCTCATATAGCATCTTTCACATCAGTTGCCCCAAAGCACTTTCCATGAATTGTGGTACTAGAGTAATGGGGGAGaaatgacatcagtcatgccagatgccaatggaggagaggaaccaaaaactcccaagtaagaAGAGGGGGGAAAATCCTCTGGGGATCCAAGGtccactggctgccccccccccccccccccccccccccggcatacTAACATTACTGAAAACAAGACTTGGTAAAAGATCGGCGTAAGCTGTGATTAAGGATGAAGACGGTCAATGAGCCTGTTCTCCACATTGGCCTGTAAAGGGTGGCACCGAAGGCTGTGTACCCACATTGGAAACGTTTATATCCATAAATTTCATTTAACGTGGCAAACTCTGCAGGTGTTGACAGCAGTTTTGAGTTTGCCAAGAATGCAAAAATATAATGGTCATTTTGCTAAAATGATTATTAAAGATTATTTTAACGGGTTAAAGATTATTCTAGAATATTTGTTCGACAGTTCCTGTTCTTACAACCTCCCCAGCCTTTGAAAAGAACACGTTCATGTGGAACTGAGGATGCAGGAATGCATATAAACTGCAATGCTAAACTGTGAAGAGTAGGACTAACATTCTTCTCTTGATGCCCGGTACTGAAGTGCATCTTCAGCTTCTGCTGCAGGTCCTGCAGATGCCTTTGATGTAGAAGGTTCTACGGCTGTGTCCCTTGATctcacacattctgctgtaagcCTTTTCACTGCTGCTTGGGCACTTGTGGAGCTGCAGAAACCAACATTgttgaacctgggacccagcagAGTGGGGAACTCTCATAACACTCATCTCCCATCcagatatttttgtccataATCAGTCTTGTCTTAGGGTACTGGCAAGGCGAATGGCCGCCTCATCTACCAGTTTTGCCATTTTTGAGCCTCAGGACTGCCTCACCAGTTTCACGAGTGGTATCACATTTGACTCTGACACTCTCCTCTGCTAAAGCTACAGTGGCCAGGTGGAAAGGATTGAGCACTTCTGTACACTTCTGTACAGTCTTTAACTGAGTGATACTCTTCAAAGCTCAGTAGGGTTACATCAGTTTTTAAACTGATCACGGCAGCCCCACTGGCTCTGTGGTGTTGAAGATGCAGTGCAGCACTACAAACGTGCTGTTCCAGTgagtgtccacttcctgaatCGGTTTCAAAAGTGGCATGCCCATCTCCTCTTGGACCTGAGGCTGTCTTTCCTTGGCACCACAATCCTTCTCAGCCTTACTGTGGTCAAATCGAACCCAGGGGTTTGCTGAATTGCCTTTTTAACGATTGGGCTAAGAGCATGTGCAGTACAAGCAGCGCGGCAGAGCTTCACTGTATTGGCACAGGTAATGATGTTGGCAGCTGTGTCAGCGAGATACGTACCCCCTTGTAGTGAGATCCACATGTCTGTTCTCAGGCTTACAGCTGATGCCTTATGTCATTCCACCTGTGCATTTTCCTTAGATTCTGTGCATTTACTTGCTACCATTTCCTTTAAAGCAGATCTTGTAAGTAGAGTGTAGGTAGGCTCAAGTTCTCTTAGTAACTCATTCTATATCCAGCATCCACTGCTATAGAAAAGGGCAagacaatttattattatttcaagtcaagtcaagtaggttttattgtcatttcagccatacacacagtatatagagaaatgagataacgttcctccaggaccatggtgtgacacagagcaggacaaaacagAGCGACATCATAAGTGCAGAGAGGAGAGCATAGCAGTACAGAttgacaagacaacatacagtgcaaattaagggtggtaacagtctggatacagtatttaagttactgtatggtagcagcgaAGGTTATATGTGCAAAAATGCCGTAGTATAGAAGAGTAAGGAGTTGGGaggcaataaataacaataaatattatatacagatgtacagatgtgtttgtgtgtacatAACATAAGTGTCCTTTTTATCTAGATGGGTGAGGGCCAGATGAAGGGTGGTGGTGATGGCGTCGTCTGTAGAGCGGTTGGGACGGtatgcaaactgcagggggtctagtGAGGGTGGCAGTAGGGACTTGACGTGCCTCATGACGAGCCTCtcgaagcacttcatgatgatgggcGTGAGTGCAACGGGACGGTAGTCATTGAGGCAGGACACTGAAGACTTCTTTGGCACGGGGATGATGATGGCGGTTTTGAAGCATGTTGCGATGACTGTGGTGCTCAGGGAGATGTTGAAGATGTTTGTGAGAACATCAGCCAGCTGTTCTGCACATCCTCTGAGCACACAACCAGGGATGTTGTCTGGTCCAGCAGCTTTCCGCGGGTTGACTCTAAGCAGAGTTTTCCTCACATCTGCCACGGTCAGACAGAGCACCTGGTCGTtgggaggtgggatggatttccTCACTGCCATGCTGTTTTGGGCTTCAAACTGTGCGTAGAAGCTATTCAGCACGTCTGGAAGGGAGGCCTCACCGTCACAGGCAGGTGGAGATGCCCTGTAGTTGGTGATGGCCTGGATACCCTGCCacatcagaatcagaatgtgcttTATTGCCATGTATGTTTCCACATACTAGGAATTTGTTGTAGTGACATAAGCTCCACAGTGCAATAGAATGACAGTGACAGGACCAGACACGAAAAAGGACGTCATAAAAAAGAACAATATACAGTTATATGACATACAATGTGCAAAAATAGCAATAACTTTacaatatacaaaatataaagtaaacaaTTAGCTATGTACGTAAGGTGCAGTTAGAAGTGGAAATAAGTATGTgtgttaaataaataactggATAAGTGAATGTATGATAGTGTTGTGCGTTTCACGTTTATTGTGAAGTGTTCATGAGAAGGATTGCTTGAGGGAAGAGGCTGTTCCTGTGCCTGGCTGTTCTGGCGCTCAGTGCTCTGTAGCGTCGTCCGGACGGCAACAGTTCAAAGAGGGAGTGCGCTGGATGTGAGGGGTCCAGAGTGATTTTGCCAGCCTTTTTGCTCACTCTGGATAAGTACAGTTCTTGGAGAGTAGGAAGGGTTGTACCAATAATTCGCTCAGCAGTCCGGACTGTTCGATGCAGTCTTCTGAGGTCAGATTTGGTAGCTGAGCTGAACCAGACACTTATTGAGGTGCAGAGGACGGATTCGATGATGGCAGTGTAGAACTGTTTCAGTAGTTCCTCAGGCAGGTTGAACTTCCTCAGCTGGCGAAGGAAGAACAGcctctgctgggcctttttgaCAATTGCGTCAATATGCATGTCTCACTTCAGGTCCTGAGAGATGGTGTTGCCGAGGAATCTGAATGACTCCACTGTCATTACAGTGCTGTCCATGATGGTGAGAGGGGGGAGTGCAGGGGGGTTCTTCCTGAAGTCTACTGTCATCTCTACTGTTTTGAGCGTGTTAAGCTCCAGGTTGTTATGGTTGCACCAGACATGCGCCGAACATCCCCAGTGTCTTTGAAGTCAGGTCAGTTGTTGAGAGCAGTTCGGATACTGGACCTTACATGAGAAGATGAATATTCATGTACCGATATACGCGAGgaattattacttttatatttttcaGACATACCTTAGTTGAAGATAATACAGTAAAACGTTCCCATATGTGAGAACGagtcttttttttattagattGCTCCATTGCTATCAGTGTCATTTGAACTATTCGGAAATTTAACCGAAACGCCCCCTGAAGTCGGAATTGCAGATCGTGAACTGGGAGGAATTTAATCGAGCCCGAACTCAGCCATCAAGTAGCACTCAAAACTACAAGCCTTTATACCGCGGTCACGGTATGATTAATTTACTACGTGTGCAGGCGAAAGTAAGAGCGTTTTATTGTTTTGCACATGTCCATTCAGGGGCTCCTTAGATATTCGATCGCTGAGAGAAATgacgattttttaaaaaaatattgtttACAAATCACCAAGATGATCAGTTGACCAGTTCATGTTCAATTTCAAGAAGCATATCAACAGAATATCTAATTATTCACGTGCAAATACTACCCACACGATAGGTAAGGCtagatcacaccaagcaggagtAGTGAATGATGGTTTGCAGTCTTCATCAAATCATTATCTACTAATTGTATTATCAGCTGATTggttaatttaaataattatggCTATATATATGCGGGGTAGCGTAGTACCGCTTATGTGTTGTCGAAATGGCggcgcttttcttttcgcagTTCCTCGCCATTTGCTTCCTCGTAGCGCCCATCGGCTCCACCATGGCCGCGATGCCCACGGCGCCAGCGATGCTCACGGCGACCCCGATGCCCGGTTCGTCCACCCACGTGCCCTCGGACCGCTGTGATGTACGGCAAGCGGCCTGGTTTGCCGTAGCCGTGTACAATAAGCAGGCGTCCCAGGAGGATTATGCCTACAGGCTCACGTCTATAGTATCCGCGGAAACTCAGGTATCGCACTTTTCTCCCCAAAACGCAGCAGTGTGTGAAAATACGCCGGGAGTCGGTCAATCTACATAACCGCACTAGTAATTGCAGAAACGCCGCGCTCCATTGATTGTTTTGCACGACAGTGCGTTTGATTGTATTTGCCACCCTATGAGAAATATCTGACACGAACCATCGTCCCCCATCTCTGGAGGTTGTGGCGGGTCTGAACTACATCTTGACCGCCGAGCTGGGCATGACTTGGTGCCTGAGAGCGCAGGCGACGGACGCGGAAACCTGCCCTTTGCAAGTCAACAGGAAGGTAAATGCAGTTGTAATCAAGATTAGATTAACTTTGAACGTGGGTCATGTGCTTTCATGCATTATGTAATGTATACGGAAGATACGCTGCCGTGCATGTAATACCGACAATGTAATTGTAAGCATGCAGGTCTGGCCAATTCCGAGGAAGCTTTGAACGGTACCGTCCTTGACCAGGACGTCTCTATCCGCCTTGTCAGTGCACCCTGCGCAGGAGTCGCTGTTAAACGCCGCCTCTTTCCCTTGCAGGGGCTGCTGTGTCGCTTTACCGTGTACACGATTCCCTGGGAACGCAAAGCTGTGCTGACGAAGAACAGATGCATCGAAAAAC from Brienomyrus brachyistius isolate T26 chromosome 3, BBRACH_0.4, whole genome shotgun sequence encodes the following:
- the LOC125739497 gene encoding cystatin-C-like — encoded protein: MVLPRNLNDSTVITVLSMMFLAICFLVAPIGSTMAAMPTAPAMLTATPMPGSSTHVPSDRCDVRQAAWFAVAVYNKQASQEDYAYRLTSIVSAETQVVAGLNYILTAELGMTWCLRAQATDAETCPLQVNRKGLLCRFTVYTIPWERKAVLTKNRCIEKPFPIRCYRRSLAQGTR
- the LOC125739498 gene encoding cystatin-C-like, giving the protein MAALFFSQFLAICFLVARIGSTMAAMPTAPAMLTATPMPGSSTHVPSDRCDVRQAAWFAVAVYNKQASQEDYAYRLTSIVSAETQVVAGLNYILTAELGMTWCQRAQATDAETCPLQVNRKRLLCRFTVYTIPWERKAVLTKNRCIEKPFPIRCYRRSLAQGTR